The following nucleotide sequence is from Stigmatopora nigra isolate UIUO_SnigA chromosome 8, RoL_Snig_1.1, whole genome shotgun sequence.
GTTTGAGAGATGCTAAATCTAAGGGATGGGATCAGAAAAAGAAGGGATTGATATTTTACGACCGCACTGCTCATAGGTTACAATAAAATTACATCGCACACATATtgaccttcttttttttaatttttttacacattatagTTCAACTGCACCTTATCTATGCTGTCCAGCATCTACGAATCAAGGTGCCTTAGAAGGGCAGAGAGCATTATAAAAGACATTGCCGGCGACCACCACTTCAACTTGATGGCCTCTGGAAGGcgctacagagccataacagccaagacaaacagactcaaggacactTTCTTCGgaagagctgtcaccatactgAAGTGCACCTTGGACCTAATCCGGTAGACAAGACTTATTACTCCTACTAATacgatttatttattatgttggccacttatttatctattactatttattgaataccgtattttcacgaacaTTCggcgcatcacatttaaagGTGCAGTATCAGTAACGAGTGCCATTTCTGTAATTGACACACATATACAAGACGCATCACATTTAAAACCGCGTCCACTATATGgtgctgtgctaaagggaatgtcAACACAACAGTCCGATAGTTCAGCCAAACGTTATTAATAGATTAAAAATCAGATTTCTGACAAGTTTATTCACTCCCAACATGAATAAACAACAGTTTTCTAAGAATTTTCTCCAAGGTCAAAGTATTACTATTTTCATGACACGGCAATAGCATAataattcatgtttaaaaaGTGGGCATCTCACCAAAGTTGTCATTAATTGAGTCAGTAATTTCTGCCTTCTTAAGCCCGGACCACAGTTGAAACTTCCACTGGGAATGACGAGGAACATGGAATTAATCTGCTCGATCAACCGAAATGCAATGCCGTTTTATATATCTCAGCATTCACTAGCGCACCGGAAATAGTCTGGGGCTGCTTGACGTAGTTGCCCCAGCTGAAGAGTAGAGTCAGGGGTTGCTTGCCGTAGTTATGAGAGCTGTAGAAGTTGGTGTACCTTCtccactgatttattttatttcattgtgaTAATAATTTTAGTATAGGTCCATATATATGAAgggcactggactataaggtgcccagtctattttggagataatttaagacttaattgcgtcttatagtcgtgaaaatacggtatatatttaTCATGGCGATATATTTGATGATTTATGTGTTTGTTGTTGCGTTCATTGACTTATTGAATAGTCCTCTCTCAACAAAACCTTGGAACTCATCCTAGACCTGAGACAAAACAAGCCTGCTCTGCTCTTCTGACCTCACtaagactacttatttattgattacttttttgtccgtttgttgttgttatttgtgttaaaagctttaaatctcattatgcttttataatgacaataaaagcattcaattcacttCAAGAAATAAATTAACTTTCATCTCCAAATGTTACAGCTTTTCTCTTGTAATGTTAAGACCTTTCTTTTAtaatattatgattttattCTCATCGTAGTACAATGCATTTCTTCATTCTCGGATTGTTTACACTTGAATCTCATAATATGATGACTTTTTTCTCCTAATGTAACAATTTTAATCTCGTAACGTCAAAATGTTTAACTTCAGTCTGTATGTTCTCGTAGGCCTAtcatattgtaatattatgtACTCCCTGGAAGCTGGAGTCACATGAATTAGAAAAATTAGTCTGACTGGCTGTTTCAACGTCGTCACTGAAATCCCCAGGCTTGGGGCACAAAAATTAATTGCGTGACTTCCCTGGGCGCGGGCCATTTTGTCAAACTTGCAACATCAGCATTGCCGGTCGCCTGGCTGTCAGTCCCCCTTCCACCAGCAATTACATTGAATTCGTATGGGAACCAATCATGCGATGAGAGAAAAATTAGGCTGGTTTTAAATGCAGGATTACCGTAATTATCTAGCCTAATTGTGTAGGTGAAAAGGTGAATTGTCATACTTTACCTGAGAAGCAAACATATGCCGGGAGAAATTGTAAGCATTGGGCTTTCCTCCTGTTCCATGTGGACAGAGGTTGCTATTCCCCAAACCACCTGCACCAGACACAGAGGCCAATAAATGCCCCATCCCCATAGCAGAAAGGGCTCCTGGGGTAATGGCAAATTGCCCTGGATGAAATAAAAGTGGTGATCCATTGTGTAGAGGGTTAAAGAACTGATGGCTGTGTAGGCCAGACAGTGCCAGGCTTTGTAAATGATTTGGGTTGAAGTGCAAAGGGCTTTCAGTCTGGACCATGAGTGAGCAAGTGTCCCTAACAGCAGTGATGCTCCCAGCCTCAGGGTCCTTAATCATTTTTGCAGTGTCATTTTGATTCCTGCTTCCAGGTTTATCTTTATCCTGGCTCCGTGTACTGAAAGTGGAGTCATCCTTCATTTCCATATCAGGTCTTTCCCTAATCCTCTCCTCGAGACGAGGGATAGCTGACAAAGCTTTAGTCCCCAGGCTGTTGGAGCTTATGCAGCGCTCACTGTGATTGTCAAACTCCTGATCACTTTCAGTGCATATTttctcatctaaaaaaaaaggaaaaatagtaATGTTTGCATgaattttatataatattaaatattaattcatttatttttcatacagCTCATCCTTGAAGGATCATGcgtggtgctggagcccatcccagccaactatgtgcACCAGGCGGAAgacgccctgaattggtggccagccaactgcagggcgcatggagacggacaaccgtcCACAATCATACTCATACtttgggcaattttagagtgtttaaacagcctaccctgcatttttttgggatgtgggagtaaaccagagtacctgtagAAATCTTACGCAAaactggggagaacatgcatactccaaATAGCAATGTCCAATCTTACAACTGTGAGgtcgatgcactaaccactcattcaccgggCCGTCCATTGGTGACAATTGatgatttaaatataatttgccATGAAGTCAGTTGAAAATGCATTTGCACAGCAAAATGATGAGGTACGTAACACCAGCATTTTGGGCGAGGAATAAGGCAGCGGCAcaattaaaatgtcaatatatttGGATAATTCCCTGCTGCGACCATCAATTTACATTCTTTTTACATGACAACAGTGTGGTTTAAATTCATTGAAAACAATGTAATGGGGAGTTCTCCACCAACTTACCAAACCGGCACCCGTGAGGGCTGTGGCAGCCGGCAACTAAATTATGAAAAACAGAGCAGGACTTCAGACCCACCTTAAGCCAAGGAGGCCACAGGAGGAGCCTTAGGCTTCTTGTTTTGTAATAAAAGTAAAATTGgaatttttgaataaaaaaaacacaatcttgCTTTAGCCTTTTAAGGTGTTAACTGATTGACCACCCCTCTCTAAATGTAACTCGTAGTGTTAGCGTAGCACTCATTATTTTGGAATGTGACAGGAAGCGGacgcaagcctggggaaaaACTcctcacagtgaggacccatttaggatcgaaccctcaaacccagaactgtgaggccgacacaatAACCACTAATTCACTGTGCCGCCCAATTTACTACCAACTAATTataaatagtatttaaaaaCGAATCAATTACTCTTTTAACTCATGGGCTACCATAAGCGGTGCTAgacttccaattcatttgagGTTGGCGGCAAACAATGATATATTATAGAtacatcgtcaatggcagtgaatgagttaaagagctatttttttaagaattgatTTACTCCATAGTCCATAATCGCACAAACTGttccaatttgtttttattacaatTTTCATCGGCTCTGAAAATTGGCCAGGTGTGACTGTTCATTcaattaatttttcatttatttttataataattaaaataaatgttgggAGATTATTTTGTGAATTATCAAACCCAAAAATAATTGctaaatgtattaataaaagaaaaataattaatcagTGACTAACCAATCGTCAAGATAGCCGAGAAAAAGTTAgttaagagaaaaataaacgTTTGGAACACTTCTATTGAAAATAAATTTCCAGACATTGAGGGAAAGCAAAACTGATACATGCATTAGATTTATAGAACAAAACAATATaatccgattttcattttgacattaTTAGTATGATGAAAAGGTGTCCGCTCTGCTTATTTATCTGGACTAACTACAGCTTCAACGAGGACAATCAGGGCATTTTCATCTCAAATTACCGAGaataaaagtacaaagtattaaagaaaataattaaaataaaatacactttaATAAAATTTTAACATACTTAATCTTTACTGTTTTATGCCTAGGACCTTGGAATATTGAAGAATAAGGTCAAGTTTAGCTGCTGATGGCAAAAGCAAGGGGTGCATTTTTCAAGTGTCCAGAAGCCCACAGAAGATCAAGAAAACACATACATGTACTATATTTACCGGCCTGCCCAACATACACATTGAATAGGCTTCTGTGCGATAACTCGGAGCTGGAGGAGGACTAGTTCAGTCAGTCGGGAGTAGTGAACAGCAAAATCAAGAAACGCGGGATACACCGTCAGCTTTATGTGCACTTGAAGTTCACacgttttaatatatttttgtgttctgTCAATATCATTTGTATTTCCACATAGCAATTGTAGTTATTGTTCCCGAGACTGTAAACTTTGAGAGCTTGTCAGAAATAGGAGTTTTGTTGTTTCGAGCTGTAACACTTATTTGTCCAATGAAAATCACATGAGTCAGTGTGTTCTGCGTAGGTGCAGCAGAGTTGACAGATTGGGCAAAATCCCCGCCGGATTAAGCGGGTTATATCTACTGTGTGATTATTTTGGAGTCTTTGCAATCTGGCAAATTTGGGCGCCAGCGCGCCAGTGGGTCATGATCATGAGTGTCGATAGTCCCTCGTGTGCATGAGATTTaaaacgttaatatttatttctctaaAGACCGGGCAGTGAGTTGCTACCAGTCCATAGTTGGGGACCGATGCAGTACATTCAGTACTGGTTGTCAGTTAATCGCGTAGCATGATGAGGCAAACAATAATTTACACTGACACCCATACCAAGGGATCATTTTGTcttcaattagcctaccatgcatttttgggatgagagaaaaaaaaggttctaCCCGGAGAAATTCCACAAAGACACAGGGAGAAACTACAAACTTCACCCGGGGAGGCAAGAGACCAGGATTGAAGCAAAGATCTCAGAAGCATGAGGTGAATGTGAAAATCATTTACCATCGTGGTGACATAATAAAAATTAGTTGGAAGCGGTAgttggatgattatttttaaattcttaaaCGGTTGTCTATATACAGagtgtctcaaaaaaatgtactcacttttagaataaaatgtactcactaaaGGTTTTTGGGTctttctaaaagtgagtacatttttttgagacaccctatatatactatatattcacACATTCATAACATTGTTTGATATTCAGCTCACCTAAtacaatattaaatattatgaGTACTAATTACCAAGGCACACTTAAACTGTAACTCTTCTTCACTGTCttaagcaggggtagggaacctatggcttgggagccttatatggctcttttgatgcgTGTATATGTCCccgctaacctgtgtggtgaaATATAAGAACTGCTGGTGAGAGACATAAGTCCCGAATGCACCATAGGGAGCGTCACATATGCACTTTGGCGCCGACACTATCTCTAgtgcctttttaatcataatttccCTTCATTATACTTTTCTACGtacatactcattgatacttattgattagcatcagtgaAAAAATGATCTCAAAGGAATTCaaatactttttatactttcaaagtggtgaaatgattaataaatgcacacattttcatgcatttttacttttaaattctgaggcTCTGAAGGagtaatgtttgaaaatatgaattgtttctgactctctttgtcaaaaaggttgccAATCACTGGTCTAAAGTATATCATAAACACTTAAACTGCTATCGGAAATAACATACCGGAACATTGTAGGTTATATAATCCGGAATCAAACCGACTTTAGAGCAGTTTGACAGTTTTCACATGCGTGCGATTTGAACTTAATGTTATGCGATTAACGTTTTTAAATTCCGCTAAAAAATTTACTGTAACGATTACAAACATGTATCTGTAAGAGACCAGATATACCAAGGCCACCTTCTAAATcacaacatttatttaaataataataatatgctaTGAACACCTCTGCTGCCTTTACTCAGCCAGTGTTGTAGTCAGCCTAAAACTAGAACAATTGTCACATATAATTTGTTAATGAATAAGTAAATAGGTATTTTGTCAACCAATGTTGTGGgttgaagaaaataaaacattttgatgcAGAGAAGGATCATCACTTTCTGGCAATGTTATAAAAATCAGCATGCTAAAGCGGAATATTATTGAATTCAGACACTGCGTGAATCGGTAATGTACCACACTTATGACGAGGTCGTTAACCAGTTAAATTGTAATAATGATCCTATTAGCTGAATTTGCAAATTGCACTTTCACTTAGCACTTACTTTAACAGACTACTTCGTGGACGTAGAAGATTACATGTGTAAATAGTTAGTGCTATTCAATCatcttcataaaaataataagcaaCCAATTACCTAGAGTCACCATGTTCAACTGGAGTGGACTTGTATCCACTCCCAGCGGGGAGTAAAGGGCATTTCGAGCAGTCGAAGTTTCACTTGAAGCTTCTGAGTCCACGCCATCCCTGCCCTGATCCTCAAACATTCGCAGCGAGGACATTGTCAGTTGCTTCCTGCAGAAATcatcaaaaacaacagcaatgataaaaaaaataataataacgatAACCATAACCACCTCCACAACCACAACAACAGCCACAGCCACAGCCACAGCCACAACCACCGCGATCACGGCAGTGACGCCAGTGAGGGCAGTGAAGGCAGTGAGGGGAGTGAGGGCAGTGACGGCAGTGACGGCAGTGACGGCAGTGACGGCAGTGACGGCAGTGACGGCAGTAACAGCAGTGAGGGCAGGGACGGCGGTGAGGGCCGTGAGGGCAGTGAAGGCAGTGACGGCAGTGACGGCAGTGACGGCAGCGAGGGCAGTGAGGGCAGTGACGGCAGTGAGGGCAGTGAGGGCAGCGAGAGCAGTGAGGGCAGTGACGGGAGTGACGGCGGTgacggcggcgacggccgcGGCAACGGCGGCGACGGCTCCGACGGCACCGACGGCAGTGATGATAGAGACAATGATAAAGACAATGATAATAATTATGATGATAATCATGATgacgataataataattatgatgaTAATCATGATgacgataataataattatgatgataatgatgatgacgatgataataattatgatgataataatgatgacgatgataatgattatgatgataatgatcatgacgatgataataatgatcacgacgatgataataatgatgataatgatgataataatgatgataataatgatgataataatgatgataataatgatgataataatgatgataataatgatgataataatgatgataataacagtgataataatgatgataataatgatgataataatgatggtaataatgatgatactaatgatgataataatgatgacaataatgatgataataataatgataataatgatgataataatgatgataataatgattataataatgattataataatgatgataataatgattataataatggtgataataataatgacaataatgatgttaataatgataataatgatgataataatgatgataataatgatgataataatgatgataataatgatgataataacgatgataataatgatgataataatgatgataataatgatgataataatgatgataataatgataataatgatgataataatgatgataataatgatgataataatgatgataataatgatgataataatgatgataataatgatgattataatgatgataataatgatgataataatgatgataataatgatgataataatgatgataataatgatgataataatgatgataataatgatgataataatgatgataataatgatgatactcgtaataataataataataacaataatgataaatTACCTTTTCTCCCTTCTCCCATTCCCAGTGTCTCTAAACCcttttgcaaatggattgtTGTCAATTTTAAGTTGCGTTATCTGGTAATGACATGAGGAAGGACACATGgttaaaatgaagcaaaaaaaataactgccttGGCAAGATAACTTTCAATTGATTCAATGTATTATGATACCATTAAAATTTGTCAGAATGAATTAGAGAGGCCCAACTGTTGGACAGGCAAGTAGTCCGATTttcacaataaataataaaccaaATAAGAGGCGTTtattccctattaaaaaaaggaatgcatatatgaaaaataaattatacaaATAGAGGCACACCCGTGTACACACTGGCTCACCTTGTCATTCTGATAAGCTGTCACAGCCACAAAATCAGTCTCTGGAAAGACGTAAGTCCTAAATGTGCTATAAGGGAGTTTCAATATATCGTTGGCCCGGACAATGTGGAACCTAGGCTGATACTTGTGCATTGAATTTAAGATGGTCTACACAAAGAAACAAGCAAAACATATTTCAGTTAAACAATTGACAGATGCTATCATATATTTAGATACATTTTACCAGACTTGTGTCTAGTTTTTATATGCAACCTTAATCATCAATAAACAATACTGAATTGAAACGCTGACACTCGCAAGCAAATAACAGTGCTAAATGCTTTGAATCCTCAAACCGCAAATCTAATAAATTGTTTtgctttcattaaaaatattttggttaaTTCTGCTCTGTGTCCTCAGCACAGCATTTGTtacatcaacaaaaccacacacacacatccagttCTTAGGTACGATTTTCAAAAGGTAATATATTGTGgaagcattattttttatttttattcatatgaaCTTTTCATCAATATGCTCACATTAGATGTATTATAAAACGGATTATCAAGGATACATAATGTGTACCTTGTAGTCTGTACTTTTTGTGAGtagaaaatatgataataacagattaatgtaaaaatataaaaatatcaaagatTTGTTGTACTCACAAATCCGTGTTTATCTGATATGTTATTGGTGAGCTTGAGTTTATGAAATGCAACTGGCTTTGCCATCCACTGCTCGCCAGTGGCTGGGCTGTCGGGGTGGATGTACATTCTCTTGGGCATCTCAGGGTCGGCCTTTCCCGCGACCATCCAACGGGAATTGTGGAACTTGTAGCGGCAGTCATCCGCTGCCACGAGGTCCAttagcaaaatgtattttgcttctTTATCAAGTCCATTTATCCGTACTTTGAAAGGTGGAAACATCCTCCTAATAataacaagaataataataaaaaactcatttaaattattaCAAACCCtataattgaaaatataaaagttGCGAGCAAACAAACActgacattttaaaagtaaGAACTGTTGTCTGAATTTGTGGATGCATCCTTGCATGTCTTTCAAGTTGAATGTTGCAATAGACTGGCTACTATTAAACTTGTTGggggttgtttttattttttttaatatacatttattcattcatatttatttctgaactgcattatcatcattagagtgtgctggagcctatcccagctgactccgggccagaggcaggggacaccctgaatcagtggccagccgatcgcagggcacaacgagacggacaaccatgcagacTCACACCCTTACCTAGTGGCGTTTTAGAGTGGCAAATCTGCCTCCCATgcttgttttttggaatgtgggaagtggaccgacctggatttgaatcatgGACCCCAAAGCTTTGagcccgacacgctaaccactaatCTGCCGAGCCGCctatcttttaaatattttaagatatatatatgaagaaaaaaaatacaatggtaAAATTCTTAATTTCACCTCTTGTTGTCTTACCTTCCAGACTTAGTAATAACCATTTCTGTGCCGAGTTTATGAAACTGGTCCCAAAGATCTTTGGCTTCCAACGTAGCTTTTGGATCATCATCCCCTTCCTCTTCGGGCTCCAGAGTTTTGGTGCTGCAGAGTTGAGCAGACTGGTGGTGGCTGATCATCGGGTGAAGTCCCGTTTCCGTCGCAGCTAAACTATGCTCCGGGATTGACTTGGTGAGTGACCCAGGGGGGAGGGTTAGCCCTGGGAAGAAGGAAGGCTGACTGGCCGCTAAAAATGCAGACATGGGAAAGTCGGACATCCGGTGCATGTGAAAAGGTTGATAAGCCATTGCGGTCCCCATAAAAACTGAATCTCTCATCAGTGCATTAAGAAAATTctctacttaaaaataaatagataaaatattaaaaaaagaaaattcgaAAAAAGCTCTTTTGTCCACTTCCCCTTCTTCACTTTTTTTCGgcaacaaaataataatgattataataactaatataaataataatgataatactagtaataatattaataacaataataataatagtagtagtaataataataataataacaatcggACGTTTATCAAGTCGATGTTCTCCTTGCGTCTTCCCAAGTCCTTATAGTCTGGCCCGAGCAGCGTAAACACATTCCAGTCTTAGTTTCCCTTTGAATGAAGAAAACTGTTGAGCTCTCTGATCATCCCACAGTGACAGGAGGCCCGTGTCCCTGTCCACTGCGCGGTCGTGTCACATATCGCTCCTGTCTCAACCCTAACTCTAATGAATCAAGCCCCGGTGATTGCTGATTTTACAGGCCAATTGTGGTCCTTTTAAGGCGTGGCTTAAAACTCGTTGGTCAGGCTATATGAGAATAGTAGAAACATAGAGGTGTCAAAGGCATTAGTAGTAGGAAAACATACAAAGTAAATAGAAAATtataaccaataaaaatataaaaataaataatatttataaacaaaaaatcgCAAATAGATCCACtcctatataaaataataataaaaacataattattataattattctac
It contains:
- the tbx2b gene encoding T-box transcription factor TBX2b, with translation MRDSVFMGTAMAYQPFHMHRMSDFPMSAFLAASQPSFFPGLTLPPGSLTKSIPEHSLAATETGLHPMISHHQSAQLCSTKTLEPEEEGDDDPKATLEAKDLWDQFHKLGTEMVITKSGRRMFPPFKVRINGLDKEAKYILLMDLVAADDCRYKFHNSRWMVAGKADPEMPKRMYIHPDSPATGEQWMAKPVAFHKLKLTNNISDKHGFTILNSMHKYQPRFHIVRANDILKLPYSTFRTYVFPETDFVAVTAYQNDKITQLKIDNNPFAKGFRDTGNGRREKRKQLTMSSLRMFEDQGRDGVDSEASSETSTARNALYSPLGVDTSPLQLNMVTLDEKICTESDQEFDNHSERCISSNSLGTKALSAIPRLEERIRERPDMEMKDDSTFSTRSQDKDKPGSRNQNDTAKMIKDPEAGSITAVRDTCSLMVQTESPLHFNPNHLQSLALSGLHSHQFFNPLHNGSPLLFHPGQFAITPGALSAMGMGHLLASVSGAGGLGNSNLCPHGTGGKPNAYNFSRHMFASQGIPMPRFLGGFPYPYTYLATAAASTFPATSNSSPLSRNPFLAASRPLVRFNPYQLPLSTMSHTSTLLTPNLQCSLNSGSESSKTCSKESSSAIDYHSYENEGSCKRDTSPKTKDSE